In a single window of the Oscillospiraceae bacterium genome:
- a CDS encoding helix-turn-helix domain-containing protein produces MDSMTAKEAAELWGITTRQVQLLCVKGQIAGAERLGKIWVIPKSTTKPMDGRTKAAKLQNRMRKIPYALDVIQEAEGKPE; encoded by the coding sequence ATGGATTCAATGACAGCGAAAGAAGCCGCCGAACTATGGGGCATTACGACACGCCAAGTGCAATTGCTCTGCGTCAAGGGACAAATTGCAGGCGCGGAACGTCTCGGGAAAATATGGGTTATCCCTAAAAGCACGACGAAACCGATGGATGGCAGGACAAAAGCCGCAAAACTGCAAAACCGGATGCGTAAAATCCCATATGCTTTGGATGTCATACAGGAAGCGGAGGGCAAACCGGAATGA
- a CDS encoding putative DNA binding domain-containing protein: MNAKIQKLLRDGEGLTVEFKRCHDKLSHTVYETVCAFSNRYGGDVLLGVEDDGTVTGVAPEAVKQLKKDFANALNNPQMFQPTLFVELEEAEIDGKMILYCHVPLTSQLVMYNSKIFDRNADGDFDVTRSPDLIWQIGARKKGLSTEDKIYPFITARDLLLDDLMPKVRIMATTRIVDHPWKSMPDIDILKSAGLYQLDRESGHPGYTLAAILLLGREEVIRSVLPGYVTDCILRRDNLDRYDDRLRVSCNLIEAFDKIMEFISKHTLDRFYIEGVLSISPRSKMARELVSNILAHREFTSTVPAKVIIERDRIVTENWCLPKLPGKLTPETFTPQPKNPLIANFFVNIGYADALGSGVRNLYKYTKIYTNGGEPELIEGDIFRTTVPLSLIGMSDNAQTSDKAIRDTLLAYLQGNGEVTAAEAAAMIDRATSTARRLLAELVAEGIVVATGANRNRRYKVKR, from the coding sequence ATGAACGCTAAAATCCAAAAATTGCTTCGCGACGGCGAGGGGCTGACTGTCGAATTCAAACGCTGTCACGACAAATTGTCGCATACGGTATATGAGACGGTATGCGCCTTCTCAAACCGATACGGCGGAGATGTGCTTCTCGGCGTTGAGGACGACGGCACTGTCACAGGCGTCGCGCCGGAGGCTGTCAAACAACTGAAAAAAGACTTCGCAAACGCGCTCAACAATCCTCAAATGTTCCAGCCAACGCTGTTTGTCGAACTTGAGGAAGCTGAGATTGACGGCAAAATGATTCTGTATTGCCACGTTCCGCTGACCTCACAGCTTGTGATGTACAACAGCAAAATTTTCGACCGCAACGCCGACGGCGACTTTGATGTCACACGCAGCCCTGATTTGATATGGCAAATAGGCGCGCGCAAAAAGGGATTGTCAACAGAGGACAAAATCTACCCCTTCATCACTGCGCGCGATTTGCTTCTGGATGACCTGATGCCAAAAGTCCGGATCATGGCGACGACGCGCATTGTTGACCACCCGTGGAAAAGTATGCCCGATATAGACATTCTGAAGAGCGCGGGGCTGTATCAACTTGATCGAGAATCCGGTCATCCCGGCTACACGCTCGCGGCGATATTGTTGTTGGGTCGCGAGGAAGTGATCCGCTCCGTTCTTCCAGGCTATGTCACAGATTGTATTCTGCGCCGCGATAACTTGGACCGCTACGACGACCGTTTGCGCGTGTCGTGCAACCTCATCGAGGCGTTTGACAAGATTATGGAATTTATTTCCAAACATACGCTTGACAGGTTTTATATCGAGGGCGTTTTGTCAATCAGTCCGCGCTCCAAAATGGCCCGCGAGCTTGTGAGCAACATTCTGGCGCATCGCGAATTTACCAGCACGGTTCCGGCGAAGGTCATCATCGAGCGTGACCGCATCGTTACCGAAAATTGGTGCTTGCCAAAATTACCCGGCAAGCTTACCCCCGAAACATTCACACCGCAGCCGAAAAATCCGCTGATTGCGAACTTCTTTGTAAACATCGGCTACGCCGACGCACTCGGCTCCGGCGTTCGCAATCTGTATAAGTACACGAAAATCTATACAAACGGCGGAGAACCGGAACTGATAGAGGGCGATATATTTAGGACCACCGTACCGTTATCGCTCATCGGCATGAGCGATAACGCGCAAACGAGCGATAAAGCCATTCGCGACACATTGCTCGCATACCTGCAGGGAAACGGCGAGGTTACGGCGGCTGAAGCGGCGGCGATGATTGACCGCGCAACATCGACGGCCCGAAGGCTGCTGGCGGAACTTGTCGCCGAGGGAATCGTTGTCGCGACTGGGGCGAATCGAAATCGGAGGTACAAGGTGAAACGGTGA
- a CDS encoding DUF4143 domain-containing protein, producing MERKYLKRIADDVLTAALEASGAVLIEGPKWCGKTRTATERAASKLLMQDPDYTESYLKAADTKPSLLLRGKTPRLIDEWQMAPVLWDAVRFAVDQRGESSQFILTGSAVPKDNAVRHTGTGRISRLLMRTMTLFESLESSGDISLETLFDNCCDGDGMSALTLERLAFALTRGGWPASIGEKESVALRRVYDYVDAVIHTDVSRVDGVEKNPVRVRTLMRSLARNVSTMANMTTIRKDMAGDEDSISEKTIAAYLNALRRIYVVEDLPAWNPAMRSKTALRTSPKRHFIDPSIATAVLRATPDSLLSDFNTFGLLFESLCIRDLRVYAQAMDGEVFHYRDKNGLEADAIVHLKDGRWGAIEVKMGAAEIETAAANLKTLRGKVNVDKMRAPSFLMVLTATELAYRRSDGVYIVPIGCLKH from the coding sequence ATGGAACGGAAATATTTGAAGCGCATTGCGGACGATGTGCTGACCGCCGCGTTGGAGGCATCCGGTGCGGTGCTGATCGAGGGACCGAAATGGTGCGGAAAGACCAGAACAGCGACGGAACGGGCGGCGAGCAAACTGCTGATGCAGGACCCGGATTACACCGAATCGTACCTCAAGGCCGCCGACACGAAACCGTCGCTGCTTTTGAGGGGCAAAACGCCGCGCCTGATTGACGAGTGGCAAATGGCTCCGGTGCTGTGGGACGCCGTGCGTTTCGCGGTGGACCAGCGGGGGGAAAGCAGCCAGTTTATCCTGACCGGTTCCGCCGTGCCGAAAGACAATGCCGTCCGGCACACCGGCACGGGTCGGATCTCGCGGCTTCTTATGCGGACGATGACCCTCTTTGAATCTCTGGAATCAAGCGGCGATATTTCGCTGGAAACGTTGTTCGACAACTGCTGCGACGGCGATGGAATGTCGGCGCTCACCCTTGAAAGGCTGGCGTTTGCGCTGACAAGAGGCGGCTGGCCCGCGTCAATCGGCGAAAAGGAATCTGTCGCTTTGCGGCGCGTGTACGACTATGTGGACGCGGTGATCCATACGGACGTGTCCCGCGTGGACGGTGTGGAGAAAAATCCCGTGCGCGTCCGGACTCTGATGCGTTCGCTCGCTCGGAACGTGTCCACCATGGCGAATATGACGACGATCCGAAAAGACATGGCCGGGGACGAGGACTCCATATCCGAAAAGACAATCGCCGCTTATCTCAATGCGCTGCGCCGCATTTACGTCGTGGAGGATCTGCCCGCTTGGAATCCGGCCATGCGCTCCAAAACCGCACTGCGGACTTCTCCGAAACGTCATTTTATCGACCCGTCAATCGCCACCGCCGTGCTCCGCGCCACGCCGGACAGTTTGCTTTCGGATTTCAACACGTTCGGGCTGCTCTTTGAATCTCTCTGCATACGCGACTTGCGCGTTTACGCGCAGGCGATGGACGGTGAGGTGTTTCATTATCGCGACAAAAACGGATTGGAAGCGGACGCTATCGTGCATTTGAAAGACGGACGCTGGGGCGCGATAGAGGTCAAGATGGGGGCAGCAGAGATAGAAACCGCCGCCGCAAATCTGAAAACGCTCCGCGGCAAAGTGAATGTGGACAAAATGCGCGCGCCCTCTTTCCTGATGGTGCTAACGGCGACGGAACTGGCCTATCGTCGCTCCGACGGCGTGTACATCGTGCCAATCGGCTGCTTAAAACATTGA